Genomic DNA from Streptomyces caniferus:
CGCTGTCACGGCAGAACGACGGTGGTGGCCGCCCACGGGGGCTACCACGGGAAGACGATGGGTGCGCTGTCGGCCACCGGCAACCCGATGTACCGCGGTCCGTTCCTCCCGTTGCTGCCCGGGGTCCGTCATCTCCCCTACGGGGACGCCGCAGCCCTCGAACAGGAGCTGGCGCAGGGCCCGGCCGACTCCGCGTGTGTGATCGTGGAGCCGGTGCAGGCGGAGGCCGGGGTGCTCCCGCCGCCGGGCTACCTCTCGGAGGTCGCTGCCTCCTGCCGGGCACATGGCGCGCTGCTGATCCTCGACGAGGTGCAGACCGGGCTCGGCCGGCTCGGCAGCTGGTGGGGGGCGGACCGCGAGGCCGTCGTCCCCGACATGCTGCTGGTCGGCAAGGCACTGTCCGGCGGTGTCATCCCCGTCTCCGCCATGGTGGCGAGCCGGGAGGTCTTCCAGCCGTTCGGCAGCGACCCCTTCGTGCACACCTCCACCTTCTCCGCGGCCCCGGTGGCGATGGCGGCAGCCGAGGCCGCGATCGCCTGCATCAGGGAAGAGGGCCTGGTCGCCCGCGCGAAGGCGCTGGGCAGTCATCTGCTGCCCCGCATCCGGCAGATCGCGGCCGAGTGCCTCGGGGATCTGCTGGTGGAGGTACGGGGCGCCGGCCTGCTGATCGGCGTCGAGCTGGCCGAACCCGGCCTGACCGCCGAACTCCTGCTGGAGCTGATCTCCCGTGGAGTGATCGCCAACCACTCGCTGAACTCGCACGCGGTGCTGAGGTTCACCCCGCCCGCCGTCCTCACGGACCGGGACGTGGACATCCTGCTCACCACCTTCGAGCAAGCCTGCACGGCACTCTCCGAGAGCCGTCGGAACGCCTGGAAAGAAGAGAGTCGCCCATGCGCTGTGCCGAGTTGACCCTGCTCGTCGACGAGTCCCCCGCCGAGGTGCTCGACGCCCTGGCCGATCTGTCCGGCTTCCCCGCACACGCCCCCGACGTACGGTCGGTGGTCGTCGTCCCGGACCCGGAGCGCCCCGGCGAGTCCGTGAGCCGCTGGGAGGTCCACTTCCGCAGCGGCACGCTCCGCTGGAGCGAGCGCGACCGCGTCGACCGGGAGAACCTGCGGATCGACTTCGCCCAGGAGGACGGTGACTTCCAGCATTTCGAGGGCAGCTGGCAGCTACGGGAGGTCCCCTCGGGGTGCGAGATCCGCTTCGTCGCCCGCTTCGACTTCGGAGTGGTCAGCCTCGCCCAGCTCCTCGACCCGGCGGCCGAGCGGGTGCTCAAGGACAATGTGGCGCGGGCGCTGACGGGCTGGTTCACCGGGGCCCGGCCGGCCGGTGCGGTGCCGGCGGCAGCGGGCCGGAGCTGACGCATGGACACACACAATCTGTGCCAGACGCCCACCACCTACCGGCTGCTGAGGCTGGAGTACCTCCTCGGACTCGCCGTGGCGGCCGGGTTCTTCGTGGCCCATCTCGGCGAGGTGCGCTGGTGGGTGGCGGTGGTCCTCTTCGCGTACATCGATGTGATCGGCTATCTGCCCGGGGCCGTGGCCTTCCGGCGCAGCGCCGACGGGCGGATCCACCGGGCCTACTACGTGCTCTACAACCTGATGCACAGCCTCGGTTTCCAGGGGCTGGTCGTCGCGGGCTGGATCTGGGCCGTCGGCCCCGAGTGGGCGCTGCTCGTGATCCCCCTCCATCTGTGCGGTGACCGGGGCCTCTTCGGCAACTTCGTGAAGTCCTTCACGGTCTCCTTCGAGCCCGCTGCGCATCCGGCGGTGGGCGCCGCGCTGCGGGAGTTCGCGACGGTGCCCTGGTACGCCCTGACACCGTCCGGCGCGGTGCCGGCGAAGCCCCCGGGGCCGCGGACGGGCACCGGGCCGCAGCCGAGCGAGGCGGTGCGGTGAGCGCCCCCGCCGCACTCGGCGACGACGAGGCGGTGGCGGTGCTGCGCCGCCACGGCCGGCACAGCAGCGCCTTTCTGACCATGAACACCGGTATCCGGCGGCTGTGTCCGACGGGCCTGGACGGGTTCGCCGCCTACCGGGAGAGCGGCAGCCGGCATCTGTTCGAGCTGTGCGGCCCGGTCTGCGCGTACGGCGACCGCGAGCGCGTCCTCGCGACGCTGCTGGAACGGGCGCGGGGCGAGCGCCGGCGGGTGGGAGCGGTCCAGCTCTCCCATGACGACGCCCTGCTCCACGCCGACCACGGATTCGTCGTCAACCAGCTCGGTGCGTCCTTCAGCATCGCGCTGGAGGGCTACAGCCTCCGGGGCCAGCGCATGGTCAAGGTCCGCAACATGGTGAACCGGGCACGGCGCGAGGGCGTGGCGGTCCGGGAGACCCCGCCGGGCGAGGCGGACGATCCGGCCCGGACCGCCGCCCTCGACCGCGTGGACGCCGCCTGGCTCCGCGCGAAAGGCCGCCACGTCAAGGAGCTGGACTTCCTCATCGGGGAACGGGGCGGCCCCGGCAGGCCCTACCGGCGGCTCTTCACCGCCGTCCACGAGGGGCGGACGGTGGGCTATATCTCCTACTCGCCCGTCTTCGGGGAGCGCGCGGGCTGGCTCTACGACCTGACGCGCCGGGCGCCGGAGGCACCTCCCGGAACCGTCGATCTGCTCTTCGCCACCGCCCTGCAGCAGTTCCAGGAGGAGAACTGCGGCTGGCTGCACCTGGGCTTCACCCCGTTCGTCCAGTTCGGCGATCCGGTCGGGAGTCCCCGGCCGTCCAGTCCGGTGCTGCGGCGGGTGCTGGAGCTGCTCGGCCGCAAGGGGCAGGCGCTCTACCCCGCGGCGGCCCAGGAGTCCTTCAAGCTCAAGTGGCGGCCGCAGCACATCGAACCCGAGTACCTGGCGTTCCAGAACGGTGTGAGCGTCGCCGCCGTGTGGAACCTGCTGCGCCTGACCAGGACGGTCTGACGGGGCCGCCGTCCCCCCCTTTCCGCCTCGGCCACCCCCCTTCCGCGCCGGCCGCCCGCCCGTTCCGCCTGCTTCCCCGGCCCCGTCCCCCTCCCCCGTGCGTTCCCCGGCCCGTGGACCAGCCCGTCGATCAGCCGTCGATCAGCGACACCAGTGAAAGAGGAACCGAGATGTTGAGCGTGGCACCCGACACCGTCCCTCCCGAAGCCGATCCCGATCAGGCTCCGGACCTGCTGGACGGAGCACTCACCACCGAGCTGACCCCCGAAGGCTGCGATATCGCCTACTGGCTGCGGGCGGTGCCCCAGGGCACCCTGCGCGGCGACCCGATGGGCCGCTCCCGCGAGGTGCCCGTACCGGGCCACATGCTCCTCGACGGTCCGCTGCGCGAGGCGGTCATGCAGGAGATGGCGTTCCGTTCGATGGCGGAGGAGAAGGCGACCCGTGCCCTCTCCTTCCTCGTCGCCCACGCTCCCGACACCGCGGAGCTGGACTTCTTCACGACCCAGTTGATGGACGAGGCGCGGCACGCCTACGCCTTCCGCGGACACCTGCGCGAACTCGGCGTCCCCCAGGAGGACTTGGCCGAGACCATGGAGAAGCTCGCCGGGACCGACCGCGAGGCGGTCCTGGACCCGCTGGAGCGCTTCGGACGATCCGTCCTGGAGGACGACGGCGACTACATCGGCGGGGTCGTCACCCTCACCGTGCTGGTCGAGGGTGTCCTCGCGCCCACCGCGGAACTGAGCGAACGCAAATGGCGGCCGCTCGACGCCCCGGCCGCCGAGATCGAGCGGGCGGCGGGCATCGACGAGATCCGGCACCTCTCGGTGGGCTCCACCATCGTCCGGCGGCATCTGCGGCGCCGCCCCGAGGACAAGGCGCGCATCGGCGCACTGATGGAACGAGGGAACCGGCTGTGGGCCGGGCTGCCGGTGCAGGAGATGACGTACCGCAGGGAGGAGCTGTTCCAGCAGGGGCTGGAGCAGCACCGCGCCCTGGTCGGCGACTACGAGGTGTGGCCCGGCCGCCGGCTCGTCGACACCACGGCCGAGGAGCGGATGCGCACCGCCCTCGACTGGGCCCGCCGGACCCAGGAGACGCGGCTCGTGTACATGGGGCTGGGCGGATGAGCACGACGGCAGGGCGCGGCGTGCCGGCCCCGCCTCCGGCCGAGGGCGGCGCGGCACGCCGGATCAACGGGGTGTCCCAGGACGACGGTACGGCGCAGCGCCAGGAGGCGGACCGGGACGAGGACTTCCGCGAACTGTCCCGGCGCGTCCACGACGCGGGCCTGATGAAGCCCCGCCGGGTCCGCTACGCCGGCCGGATCACGCTGATCTGGCTGTTGAACGGGCTCGGCTGGGCGGCCCTGGTCCGCTGTGAGCGCGAATGGTGGCAGGTCGTCCTCGTCGCGGGCTGGCTCGCCGTATGGAGCGAGCAGCTGGCCTTCGTGGTGCACGACGCCGGGCACCGGCAGATCTCCCGGCACCGCCGGACCATCCAGGCACTGGGCCTGGTGCACGCCAACCTCGCCCTGGGGGTCTGCTTCGGCTGGTGGGTGCAGCATCACAACCGCCACCACAACCACCCCAACCACCTGGACCTGGACCCGGACATCCTGCGCCGGGTGGCGGTCTTCGCGCCGGAACAGGCCGGGCAGCGCTCCGGCCCGGCGCACTTCCTCGCCCGGAATCAGCGGTACCTCTTCTTCCCCCTGCTGGGCCTGGAGGCGGTGGTCCTGCGGATCGCCGGTCTCATCGCGCTGCGCCGTCGGGCGATCCGCCGCCCGTGGCTGGAGGGCGGTCTGCTGCTGACGCATGTGACGCTCTACCTCGGAGCCGTCCTGGTGCTGCTGCCGCTGCCGGCCGCGGCGCTCTTCCTCGCCGTCCACCAGGGGCTGTTGGGCTACCTCCTCGGCCTGGGCTTCGCCGTGAACCACAAGGGGCTGCCCACCCGCACCGGCGGCGAGTGGAGCTGGCTGGAGCGGCAGGTGCTCACCGCCCGGACGCTGCCGACCGGCCTGCTGGGCGACTTCTTCCACGGCGGGCTGAACTACCAGATCGAGCACCACCTGTTCCCCGGCATGCCGCGCGCCGCACTGCGCCGGGCCCACCCCATCGTCAGGGACTTCTGCCGTGAGCGGGGGATCGCGTACACGGAAACAGGGGTCCTGGAGTCCTACCGCGACCTGGCGCGCCATCTGGACTCGGCGAGCCGGATCCTGCGCGAGAAGACCGCCACCGGTTGAGGGGCGCCCGCACACCCGCGCAGCCAAGGAGGAGGAAACCTGTGACAGCACCCCCGCACACCGCCCGGCCGGAGGCCCCACCGGCGGACGTCTACCGCGCGGCGATGGCCCACGTGCCGTCGTGTGTGTCCGTGGTGACCACGAACACCCCGGTGGGCCCTGTCGGGGTCACGGTCAGCGCCCTGCTGTCGCTGTCCCTGAGCCCGCCCGCGCTGGTGGTCTCCCTGACCTCGTCGGGGCAGACCCTGCCGTGGATCCGCCGCAGCGGTGCTTTCGGGGTCAACGTTCTGGGCTGGGAACAGCGCCATCTTGTCGAGCGGTTCGCCACCGGCCCTCCCCAGCGGCGCTTCGACGGTGTCTCCCACGCCTTCCACCTGGGCCAGCCGTTGCTCGTCTCGGCGCCGGTGCGGATCGTCTGCACGCTCGAGGCGGCCCGGGAGGAGTGGGACCACACCCTGCTGACCGGACGGGTGGTCTGGTGCGGCCACCGCCCCGAATCGGCCGGGCTGCTGCTGCACGGACGCGGCCGGCACCCCGTACCGCACCACGCCGCCGGCTGAACCGGCCGGTGTCACGAAAGCTGCCGCGCACGCGGCATCAGCGGGCCCCCGCTCGGGGTGCCCGTCCCCTCGAAGTCCAAGGAGACTGCGCTCATGGGCACCAGCGACACATTCAGGGACTTCATCGGTGACATCGCCGATGACACGAAGAAGGCGTTCGACGAGCTCCTGGATCGCGACGACGATGACAAGGACTCGGACCTCGGCCTGGCCAATCTGCCACTGCAGGCCCTCGCCGGTCTTCCGGCGGAGACACTGCGGTCGCTGAGCACCCTCGCCGCGGTGCAGGGCCTCACCGGCAAGAGCGGGAAGAAGAACAGCGGCGGGGTGAACCCGCTCACGGCGCTGGCCCTCACCGGCAACCCGCTCGCGGCCCTCGGCGCGGCAGGCAATCCGGCCGCCGCCCTGGGGCTGCTGGCCGGCGGAGCACCCCATCCCGGCGCGGGCCTCGGCCAGGCGGCGGGCGCTCTCAACCCGTTGGCCGCGGCCGGCCAGGTCACCAACATGGTCGGCGGAGCGGCGGACATGGCGAGCGGATTGGCACAACTGCCGCAACAGATCGCGCAGTTGAGCGAGCTGATCGGCACGCTGACCAGTGTGCTGGAGAGCGTCCAGGGCCTGGTCCCGAAGATGCCGAAGGCGCGGGCGTAGAGGCCGGCTGACGGCCGCGTCACCCCCGGCCGGTCGTGGGTAGGGCCGGCCGGGGGGCGTTCTCCGGGGGCGGGGCTCGTTCTCGGGGGCTCGTGCTCCGGGGGCGGGGCTGCAGACCGGCCGTGCAGACCGGCCGTACGGACAATCCGTTGAGGAAGGCAGGTCCCGGCGAGTGGCGGGAAAGGTCGGTGATCGCGTACGCGTGGTGGCCAAGGTGCTGGGTCAGCTGGTGGCCGACGAGACCCGTCGGTCCGGGCGGCGGCACACCGGCGAGGCGGACCCCGAACAGCGACGGGCCCGGGCCGTCCGCAACGCGCTGGAAAGCCTCGGCCCCTTCTACGTGAAGATCGGGCAGATCCTCTCCACCCGGCCGGACATGGTCCCGCCCTCCATGATCGCCGAACTCCAGAACCTCCACGACGAGGTGGCGGTGCAGCCCTTCTGCGTCTTCGAGCCCGCATTGGAGCGCGACCTCGGGCCGGACTGGAAGCTCCGCTTCGACGACATCGACACCGAACGCCCCCTGGGGGCCGCGTCCCTGGCGCAGGTCCACCGGGTGACGCTGGCCGGCGGGCGCCCGGGAGTCATCAAACTGCAGCGGCCCGGCATCCGTGACGACGTCCTGACGGACATGGCGATGCTGCGGCGCGCCGCCCGGATGGTCACCCGCGGGGCGCCGCGCTTCAGCTCCGTCGTGGACGTGGAGTCCATGCTCGGCATCGTCTTCGACGCCATGGAACCCGAACTGGACTTCACCGGTGAGGCGGACAACATGGACGTCGCGCGCGAGTCGATCCGCGGCTTCCGCTCGCTGGACGTCCCCAAAGTGATCGTCGCCAAGCCGCGGGTCCTGGTGCAGGCCATGGCGCCGGGCACCTCGGTACGCCGTATCGACCAGGCGGACTTCTCCGACCGTGAGCGTAAGGAGATGGGCCGCGAACTGCTCGCCTTCATGTACCGCGGGTACTTCATCGACCGGTTCTTCCACGCCGATCCGCACCCGGGCAATGTCTTCGCCGTACCGGGCGGACCCGCCACCCTCATCGACTGGGGCATGGTCGGCCGCATCGACCAGCGCACCAGCATGAGCCTCCTGCTGGTGCTGATGTGCGTCGCGCAGAACGACGGGCACGGGCTGGCCACGGCGTGGACCGAGATGGGGCGCGCGACCCCCTGGTCGGACATCCCCGGCTTCCGCTCCGACATGGCCGCCCTGGTCCCCAAAATCGCCTCCGCCTCGCTGGACGACCTCGACTTCGGCGTGACGCTCACCTCCGTCCTGCAGAAGGCGAGCCGGCGCGGCATCGCCTCCAGCCCGGCCGTGTCGATCCTGGGCAAGTCCTTCGCCAACCTGGAGGGTTCGGTCCGCTGTCTGGCACCGGAGCTGGCACTGGCCAAGGTCTTCCAGAAGGAGGTACCCGGCATCATGGTCCGGCTCCTAGGAGAGGCCGCCTCCTGGCAACAGGGCGCCCGGACCACGCTGGAAGCCCTCCTGGGATCCGGTTCCGCCGGCCAGCAACTACGGGCCCTGGGCGACGACTTGTCCAACCGGCAGCTCTCCTTCCAGACGAGCCGTACTCACCGGGGCACCGCCCAGGGCGGCGAACGGCGCGGCATGCCCCGCGGCCTGCTGGCCCTGGGCGCCCTGGCGCTCTATCTGGATCACCGGCGTCGCGGACGGTGAAGGAATCCCCCCGGGGCAGCCACACCGCCCCGACGCCGCGCGGTGTCTCACCCGAGGGCGACGAGCCGCTCACGAATATCGCCGACCAGCTCGGCCTCGTGCGGACTGAGGTAGAAGTGACCCCCGGGAAACGCCCGCGCCGCGCAGCCGGCCGAGGTCAGCTCCGCCCACGCCCGGACGGCGTCGGGGGCCGGATCAGGGTCGTCCGACCCGAAGTAGGCGACGACGGGGATGTCGACGACAGGGGCCTTGGGCTCGTCCACATACGCTTCGATCAGCCGGTAGTCCGCACGGATCGGCGGCAGGAACAGGTCCCGCATCTCGGGGTCGTGCAGGAAGTCCGCCCCCGGGCCCCCGAGCCCGCCGACCCTGGCGAGCAACTCCTCATCGGTGAGGCCCCCGTCCCCGCTGCCGAGGTGCCGCAGACGATGCGGAGCGGCCCGGCCCGAGACGAGAAGCGCCACCGGACCCACCGCCCCGCGCCCGGCGAGCAACCCGGTGACCTCATGCGCCACGGAAGCCCCCATGCTGTGGCCGAAGAAGACCGTCCGGGACGTCATCTGAGGCTCCAGCACGTCGGCGATCCGGCCGGCCAGCTCCGCCATGCTCGTGATGCCGGGTTCGGCCATGCGCGTCTCACGGCCCGGATAACACACCGCGCTCACTTCCCAGTCGGCCGGAAGGTGCCGGGGCCAGGTACGGAAGAAACTCGCCGAGCCGCCGGCGTGCGGGAAACAGACGAGCCGCAACCGGGGCGCGGCCACCGGCTGATAGGTACGCAGCCACTGCCCGGAGTGCGGGCCAGAAGAGAGAGCCATATCGGGAAGCTTAGGGGCCGGACCTGGGAAGGCGCGGGGCGCACGCCTGCTGGGCGGCCCGGGCAGGGGGAGGGGCAGGGGCATCGGCACGGGTACTGGCACGGGTCTCGGCAGGGCTACCGGCGCCGCTCGCCAGCCGCTCACAGCCGCTCACAGCACCTTGTTCCGACCGCCCCGCGCGTCCCCCTCCACGTGTTGGAAGGCCTTGCACAGTCCCACCAGCAGCAGTGCGAACACGGGCACCCACAGGAGGCGGGCAAGGACCCAGCCCGGCGTATCGGGCGCGGTGTGGAGGCCGGAGTGCGGACCGGTGAGCGCGAGAGTGATCGCGGTGGCCGAGAGCATTGCGGTCTGGTGCCAGAGGAAGATCGTGATCACGGAGAGGTTCATCAGGGCCACGGCCGCCCAGGCGAACTGACCGGGCGTGGCGCGCCGTTGCCCGCCGGGAGCACGGCCGGGATCACGACCGAGAGCATCGCCAGCCACATGACCGGGCGAGTGCCCAACGACGCCGGGCCGCCGCTGCCCGACGAGCCGGCGCAGCGGACCGCACAGCAGGAGGGCCGCGCCGCACTGGGCCAGACCGAACGTGACGGCGGCGAGCGAGACCGGGTTGAGGTTCGACATGGCGGTGCCGGGAACACCGACCATGCTGGCGGGATAGCCGCCCCACACGATCAGCGCGGCGGTCGCCAGGACTCCGGTGACCAGCAGCGCGACCGCATGCCGGCGACGGGCGAAGCCACCGGCCGCCCACACCGCACCCAGGCAGTACGGCACCAGCCAGCCCGCGAGGACGTTCACGTTGCGGACCGTCTCGACCCAGTCGACACCCCCGCCGGCGAAATGCGCCAGGTCCAGCACGGCCACGACGGCGCACGCCACCACGGCTATCCGTCCCGGCGCCCGCTGGACGAGGGGGCTGGCGGCCGTCAGCACGAGGAACACCAGCAGGAACCACAGGGGCGAGACCACCAGCTTCAGCAGCGTGCTGATCGTCTCGTGGGCGACCCCGGCGACGGCCAGGCCGAGCACCACCAGCATCCACAGGAACAACA
This window encodes:
- a CDS encoding aspartate aminotransferase family protein, translating into MTSPPARTRGHTTTSVPVPERRHAPPGATAHDPSPEETKAAVTARYRAHLSPARATLGELFGGLVESGSSGAWVFTTDGRALLNCGGYGVLLMGARHPRVVRAVTEQIATHPVATRMLLEPRAGAAAEALAAVTPPGLDHVHFAGSGAEAVEAALKLARCHGRTTVVAAHGGYHGKTMGALSATGNPMYRGPFLPLLPGVRHLPYGDAAALEQELAQGPADSACVIVEPVQAEAGVLPPPGYLSEVAASCRAHGALLILDEVQTGLGRLGSWWGADREAVVPDMLLVGKALSGGVIPVSAMVASREVFQPFGSDPFVHTSTFSAAPVAMAAAEAAIACIREEGLVARAKALGSHLLPRIRQIAAECLGDLLVEVRGAGLLIGVELAEPGLTAELLLELISRGVIANHSLNSHAVLRFTPPAVLTDRDVDILLTTFEQACTALSESRRNAWKEESRPCAVPS
- a CDS encoding type II toxin-antitoxin system RatA family toxin produces the protein MRCAELTLLVDESPAEVLDALADLSGFPAHAPDVRSVVVVPDPERPGESVSRWEVHFRSGTLRWSERDRVDRENLRIDFAQEDGDFQHFEGSWQLREVPSGCEIRFVARFDFGVVSLAQLLDPAAERVLKDNVARALTGWFTGARPAGAVPAAAGRS
- a CDS encoding DUF2156 domain-containing protein, with amino-acid sequence MSAPAALGDDEAVAVLRRHGRHSSAFLTMNTGIRRLCPTGLDGFAAYRESGSRHLFELCGPVCAYGDRERVLATLLERARGERRRVGAVQLSHDDALLHADHGFVVNQLGASFSIALEGYSLRGQRMVKVRNMVNRARREGVAVRETPPGEADDPARTAALDRVDAAWLRAKGRHVKELDFLIGERGGPGRPYRRLFTAVHEGRTVGYISYSPVFGERAGWLYDLTRRAPEAPPGTVDLLFATALQQFQEENCGWLHLGFTPFVQFGDPVGSPRPSSPVLRRVLELLGRKGQALYPAAAQESFKLKWRPQHIEPEYLAFQNGVSVAAVWNLLRLTRTV
- a CDS encoding VlmB-like protein; translated protein: MLSVAPDTVPPEADPDQAPDLLDGALTTELTPEGCDIAYWLRAVPQGTLRGDPMGRSREVPVPGHMLLDGPLREAVMQEMAFRSMAEEKATRALSFLVAHAPDTAELDFFTTQLMDEARHAYAFRGHLRELGVPQEDLAETMEKLAGTDREAVLDPLERFGRSVLEDDGDYIGGVVTLTVLVEGVLAPTAELSERKWRPLDAPAAEIERAAGIDEIRHLSVGSTIVRRHLRRRPEDKARIGALMERGNRLWAGLPVQEMTYRREELFQQGLEQHRALVGDYEVWPGRRLVDTTAEERMRTALDWARRTQETRLVYMGLGG
- a CDS encoding fatty acid desaturase family protein; translated protein: MSTTAGRGVPAPPPAEGGAARRINGVSQDDGTAQRQEADRDEDFRELSRRVHDAGLMKPRRVRYAGRITLIWLLNGLGWAALVRCEREWWQVVLVAGWLAVWSEQLAFVVHDAGHRQISRHRRTIQALGLVHANLALGVCFGWWVQHHNRHHNHPNHLDLDPDILRRVAVFAPEQAGQRSGPAHFLARNQRYLFFPLLGLEAVVLRIAGLIALRRRAIRRPWLEGGLLLTHVTLYLGAVLVLLPLPAAALFLAVHQGLLGYLLGLGFAVNHKGLPTRTGGEWSWLERQVLTARTLPTGLLGDFFHGGLNYQIEHHLFPGMPRAALRRAHPIVRDFCRERGIAYTETGVLESYRDLARHLDSASRILREKTATG
- a CDS encoding flavin reductase family protein, with product MTAPPHTARPEAPPADVYRAAMAHVPSCVSVVTTNTPVGPVGVTVSALLSLSLSPPALVVSLTSSGQTLPWIRRSGAFGVNVLGWEQRHLVERFATGPPQRRFDGVSHAFHLGQPLLVSAPVRIVCTLEAAREEWDHTLLTGRVVWCGHRPESAGLLLHGRGRHPVPHHAAG
- a CDS encoding ABC1 kinase family protein, producing the protein MAGKVGDRVRVVAKVLGQLVADETRRSGRRHTGEADPEQRRARAVRNALESLGPFYVKIGQILSTRPDMVPPSMIAELQNLHDEVAVQPFCVFEPALERDLGPDWKLRFDDIDTERPLGAASLAQVHRVTLAGGRPGVIKLQRPGIRDDVLTDMAMLRRAARMVTRGAPRFSSVVDVESMLGIVFDAMEPELDFTGEADNMDVARESIRGFRSLDVPKVIVAKPRVLVQAMAPGTSVRRIDQADFSDRERKEMGRELLAFMYRGYFIDRFFHADPHPGNVFAVPGGPATLIDWGMVGRIDQRTSMSLLLVLMCVAQNDGHGLATAWTEMGRATPWSDIPGFRSDMAALVPKIASASLDDLDFGVTLTSVLQKASRRGIASSPAVSILGKSFANLEGSVRCLAPELALAKVFQKEVPGIMVRLLGEAASWQQGARTTLEALLGSGSAGQQLRALGDDLSNRQLSFQTSRTHRGTAQGGERRGMPRGLLALGALALYLDHRRRGR
- a CDS encoding thioesterase II family protein, whose product is MALSSGPHSGQWLRTYQPVAAPRLRLVCFPHAGGSASFFRTWPRHLPADWEVSAVCYPGRETRMAEPGITSMAELAGRIADVLEPQMTSRTVFFGHSMGASVAHEVTGLLAGRGAVGPVALLVSGRAAPHRLRHLGSGDGGLTDEELLARVGGLGGPGADFLHDPEMRDLFLPPIRADYRLIEAYVDEPKAPVVDIPVVAYFGSDDPDPAPDAVRAWAELTSAGCAARAFPGGHFYLSPHEAELVGDIRERLVALG
- a CDS encoding acyltransferase family protein, encoding MADVRLRPPVGPSGAPMAGSAAAGPSLLRRLHALVLRIDAATPADRDRAIDVLRALSAIGVVLGHWLVTAVTLRADGHLMGDSPLRHMPALTPVSWVLQPLAVFFFVGGRVAARGYATAGAGRPHYGPWLVRRMRRLLRPVGTLLFLWMLVVLGLAVAGVAHETISTLLKLVVSPLWFLLVFLVLTAASPLVQRAPGRIAVVACAVVAVLDLAHFAGGGVDWVETVRNVNVLAGWLVPYCLGAVWAAGGFARRRHAVALLVTGVLATAALIVWGGYPASMVGVPGTAMSNLNPVSLAAVTFGLAQCGAALLLCGPLRRLVGQRRPGVVGHSPGHVAGDALGRDPGRAPGGQRRATPGQFAWAAVALMNLSVITIFLWHQTAMLSATAITLALTGPHSGLHTAPDTPGWVLARLLWVPVFALLLVGLCKAFQHVEGDARGGRNKVL